The genomic stretch CAATTGCAAGAGGTGCTACTACAGTATCTCAAAAAATAAAAGAATTACTTAATCTAGATGAAGAAGTATTAAGATCCACTATAATAGTAGGTCAAGGTAAAATTGAGTCTGTGTTCGAAAATCTACCAGATGTAACAAAAAAAATATTAAAGATTGATAAAATTGAAAAGCTTAGAGATTCTAACGGTCCTATAAAAGAAGTAATGGATAAAATAAATAATAAAATTATTGAGATTCAGAGTTTGGAAAAATACAAAAACGAAAGTGAAAATCAAAAAATTCAAAAAGAGAAAGAACTAGAAAATATAAAGAGAGAACTAGAGGATTTAAATATAAAAGAAGAAAAAGAAAGGAAAAAGTATGAAGAAATAGTAAAATTAAACGAAGAAGAAGAGAAAAAAGAGAAAAGATACATAGAACTTTTATCACTCCTAAGTAAACTTAAAGATGATATTTCCAAACTAAGAGAAGAGATAAAAGATGAAGATAAACTAATAGAGGAGAGAGAAAAAATAGAAAAAGATATACTTGAAAAAGATAAACTAATAGAGGAGAGAGAAAAAATAATTGAAGCACAGAACAAAATTAAATTAGCCCAAGAAAAAGAAAAATCATTAAAAACGATTAAGATAAACTTAAATGAATTAGAAGAAAAATTGAAGAGAAAAGGAGAACTAGAAGAGGATTATAAAAAATATATTGAGGTTAAAGGAGAACTAGAAGAGTTAGAAGAAAAAGAACGAAAATACAATTCTCTTTCTGATAGATTAAAATCTTTGAAGAAAAAACTTATAGAAATTGAAAACAGAATTTCAGATAGAAAAATTAATATAAACATAGAAGAATTAGATAAGGAACTACAAAAATTAAACGAGGATTTAAATAATAAAAATCAAGAAAGAGAAAAATTAGCTAGCCAACTAGGTGAAATAAAAGGAAGAATTGAAGAACTAAATAAACTTCTAGGAAATTTAAATCAAGTTAAGGGAAATGTATGCCCAGTATGTGGCAGAGAGCTCTCTGATGATCATAAAAGAAAAATACAAAATGAAATTATCGAAAAATTGAAAGAATTAGATGAATTAAATAAAAAACTTAAATTAGAAATAAATAGGATAAATGGATTAATTTCAGAATTAAATCAGATCATAAATAAAAAGTCAAAAGAAAAGGACATAGCGATTAGGAATTTAGCAGACTATAATAATTTGTTAACCCAACAACAAGAACTAAGAAAAGAAATAGAAGAAATAGAAAATGAAATAGAACAATTAAGCACATATCATGAAAAATATATAAAATTAAAAGAGGAAGAAAGAAACCTTAAACCAAAATATGAAGAGTACTTAAAGTATTACGATATAACTGAAGAGAAGGTTAAAGAGTTAGAAAGAGAAAAAATAGAATTAGAAAATGAAATAAAAGAAATTATGAATAAGGTAAGGGAATATTATAATACTGACTTAACCCAAAAGATTAGAGATATTGAAAGAAGAATACAAGAAATAAAAGGAAAGGAAAATAAGCTGCGTGAATTGGATACCTTATTAGCTAAAATCGAAACAGCAAAGCAAAAAATTAGGCAAAATGAGGAAGAAATTAAGAAGGTAACTGATGAACTTCAACTTTTGAACTTTGATCCTAATAAATTCCAGCAAATAAAAAAAGAAAAAGAAGTAGTGGAAAAAACACTTGGTGAGATTAACAGTAAAAGAAGTGAATTGTTAGGTAAAAAAGAGGTACTAGAAAATGATATTAAAAAATTAGAAGAGCAAATAAAAGATTATGAAGAAAAATTAAAAAATAAACAAAAATTACTTACTGCTTACGATAAACTCAAAAAGTTAAGAGAGCATTTAGCAGAGGATAAATTACAAGCTTATTTAATGAATACTGTAAAAAGCTTAGTAGAAGATTCTCTAAATAGTATTTTATCTCGCTTTGAACTATCATTTACCAGAGTTGAGGTTGATTTTAATGATAAGAATGGAATTTATGCATATACTACTTCTGGCCAAAGACTCCCAATTAATCTATTAAGCGGAGGAGAAAGAGTTTCAATAGCACTAGCATTAAGGTTAGCTATTGCTAAATCTCTTATGAACGAGATAGGATTTCTAATTCTAGATGAACCTACAGTAAATCTTGATGAATATAGAAAGAAAGAGCTAATAGACATAATTAGATCAACCGTTGAAGTAGTACCCCAAATTCTTGTAGTAACTCATGATGAAGAGTTATTACAAGCTGGAGATTATATTATAAGGTTAGAAAAGAGAGGAGATTCTAGTAAAGTTGAGGTGATAAACAATGATTAAGGATGTATATGAACTATTATTATCTAGAAAAAATGAAATTGAAAAACAGATTAGTTTGTTAGATGAGACCTCCAATAATTTGTTAAAAGAAAAAATAAAAGAAAAGTGGAAGGAATATTGCAAAACTCAAGGTAAACTTTCTACTGTATTAGCAATAGACGGTGGAATGTGGATTAAAGAATTACGTTCTGGAATAGTTTATATAGTAAACGCTGAAATTGTGAAAGCAGAAGGATTTAATGTTAATCCTGTAGATTCTAAAGCTTTAATTGGCGTTTTAAGGCCCGGGAATATGGCTAAAGAGAGAGTATCACTTTTGATGCAACTGCTAGAGCTAAAATTAGGATTAAAGCACGGAGATAAAGCTGAATATATTCTCTTCGATGGAAGTATAGTTAAGAAAATTGGTAAGCGTAAATTTTCAACTAAAATATCATTATTAGATGATATTGACGTTATGGACGATAAAATTTACTCATTAGAAGAAAATGATGAAGAACTTATGCATAAGTACTTAGTTGCAGAAAATCAATTAGTTATTTCAGCATTGGTAAGTAAATATAAAAACAAACTTGTTTGGGTATCCAAGAATAGTAAATCTACAGAGTTATTTCAGGAAAATATAAGTGATGTCTCCTTGTTAGAGTTATTTACCAAAAATTGTGGTTATGCGATGGGTGTTAAAAAAAAGATAAGTAGTGAAAATATTATTTCACCAAAGGCTTCTACCATATTATCAGATGTAACATTTTACTCATTTTATACTAGGTTAAAAGAAGGCGAAAAAATACTAAAAATTGATATGTTTAACAATGAAATTGAAAATATTATTTCTATGTTATCTCCTATAAGTATTAAGGGATACCCCTACCCATTATTAAAAGTTCATACTGATGTTAAAGTATCTAGACAAGATAGAGAGAGAATACAACAATTACTTAACATAAAAAGGAGAGATATTGAATGGTGGCCTAATCAACTTTTTTAGACTCAAATTGAACTGTGACATGATCGATATCGTATTTTTCCTTTAAAAATCGCTGTATTTTTTCTCTTTCTACATCAATCTCTTTAACAGTCATGTTTTCATTAACTTCAACATGAATAGTTG from Sulfolobus sp. S-194 encodes the following:
- the rad50 gene encoding DNA double-strand break repair ATPase Rad50 — its product is MIIKRIDIENFLSHERSLIEFKGTVNVIIGHNGAGKSSIIDAISFSLFRKSLRDAKKQEDLIKRGASRATVTLYLENKGKIYIIKRNAPNQYASEDTISELVNETRRTIARGATTVSQKIKELLNLDEEVLRSTIIVGQGKIESVFENLPDVTKKILKIDKIEKLRDSNGPIKEVMDKINNKIIEIQSLEKYKNESENQKIQKEKELENIKRELEDLNIKEEKERKKYEEIVKLNEEEEKKEKRYIELLSLLSKLKDDISKLREEIKDEDKLIEEREKIEKDILEKDKLIEEREKIIEAQNKIKLAQEKEKSLKTIKINLNELEEKLKRKGELEEDYKKYIEVKGELEELEEKERKYNSLSDRLKSLKKKLIEIENRISDRKININIEELDKELQKLNEDLNNKNQEREKLASQLGEIKGRIEELNKLLGNLNQVKGNVCPVCGRELSDDHKRKIQNEIIEKLKELDELNKKLKLEINRINGLISELNQIINKKSKEKDIAIRNLADYNNLLTQQQELRKEIEEIENEIEQLSTYHEKYIKLKEEERNLKPKYEEYLKYYDITEEKVKELEREKIELENEIKEIMNKVREYYNTDLTQKIRDIERRIQEIKGKENKLRELDTLLAKIETAKQKIRQNEEEIKKVTDELQLLNFDPNKFQQIKKEKEVVEKTLGEINSKRSELLGKKEVLENDIKKLEEQIKDYEEKLKNKQKLLTAYDKLKKLREHLAEDKLQAYLMNTVKSLVEDSLNSILSRFELSFTRVEVDFNDKNGIYAYTTSGQRLPINLLSGGERVSIALALRLAIAKSLMNEIGFLILDEPTVNLDEYRKKELIDIIRSTVEVVPQILVVTHDEELLQAGDYIIRLEKRGDSSKVEVINND
- the nurA gene encoding DNA double-strand break repair nuclease NurA — protein: MIKDVYELLLSRKNEIEKQISLLDETSNNLLKEKIKEKWKEYCKTQGKLSTVLAIDGGMWIKELRSGIVYIVNAEIVKAEGFNVNPVDSKALIGVLRPGNMAKERVSLLMQLLELKLGLKHGDKAEYILFDGSIVKKIGKRKFSTKISLLDDIDVMDDKIYSLEENDEELMHKYLVAENQLVISALVSKYKNKLVWVSKNSKSTELFQENISDVSLLELFTKNCGYAMGVKKKISSENIISPKASTILSDVTFYSFYTRLKEGEKILKIDMFNNEIENIISMLSPISIKGYPYPLLKVHTDVKVSRQDRERIQQLLNIKRRDIEWWPNQLF